In Centroberyx gerrardi isolate f3 chromosome 14, fCenGer3.hap1.cur.20231027, whole genome shotgun sequence, the genomic stretch CAGCAGTCATGCTGCATCTGTAGAGAGCAGCTCTTTATGGTCTCTGCTTGCTCCAGTTTGCTGCTTCTTGCATCAGGTGGTGATATTGTTGGATTACCAAATGGTCTTTTTGACTCAtcttactgtttttgtttgttttgtttcacattttgtgCACATTCTGTCATGacctgttgacattttggacttgagttggatttttttttaacttaggTTGCAACTGGACTGCTGAAACTTTATCTTCGCATCAGGAAGCAGTTTGTGTTCTCAGCAAGCCGTCCCACTGTGTTTTGAACACTGcaaggaaataatccctcaccTAATCTTCCCATCTACACTGAGCAAAATGGACCACCTCAGCCTCCATGGAAACTCTTCAACGTCTTACAGCTCAGTCAACACTGCCCTCCTCTCTCGGACCGGCTACACAATACTGGCCGTTATCATGGGTGTGTTCTCAGTGGCGGGGATCATCCTCAACGTCCTGGTGGTCGTGGTGACAGTGAGGCACAGGCAGCTGAGGCAGCCGCTCAGCTACGCCCTGGTCAACCTCGCCATATGTGACCTGGGTTGCGCCGTGTTCGGAGGTCTGCCCACCACCGTGACCAACGCCATGGGACACTTCAGCCTGGGACGCCTGGGCTGCGTGCTGGAGGGCTTCGCCGTATCTTTCTTCGGTGAGTCAGTTCAGAGCCAGCCTGCACTGTTTTTTCACCCAAATAAATAGTTTGCATGTGaaagtgtgattttcaactTGATATGATTTCATTCGCATGTTTTTATTCAGTGCAAAGCTCAGTGGCGGCACATTTTTCACAGACTGAGAGTGGGCTTGGTCTGACatcatcccctcctccctccccccaggTATAGCAAGTCTGTGTTCAGTGGCAGTAATTGCTGTCGAACGCTATATAGTGGTGTGTTGTCCCATGGGTGCCGTCCTGTTCCAGACCAGGTAGGTGTCACCGAGATGTTCACATTCACCTGGTACCTTTATACCGTGTACAGAGATTGATATGTGACCCACCGGCTGCATCCTCATGTTgatctctctgtcctcctcaggCATGCAGTGGGTGGAGTGGTGCTGTCCTGGGTGTGGTCGTTTGTGTGGAACACTCCGCCTCTGTTTGGCTGGGGAAGTTTTGAGCTGGAGGGCGTCCAGACCTCCTGCGCCCCTAACTGGTACAGCCGGGATGTGGGGAACATGTCCTATATCATCATTtacttcctcctctgcttcGCCGTGCCCTTCTCCATCATCATGGTCTCCTACTTGCGTCTCTTAGGGACGCTGCGACAGGTGGGTGCTGATATAGGCCTGCATCGGTTAGGGGGGGCTACAGTGTGAAGGATAGGTTGGATAAATCTTGCTTGTATTTTGGTGTTTGCATGTCCTATAGGTGACCAAGCTGCAGGTGTCTGAGGCTGGCAGCACGAACCGTATGGAGGTGCAGGTGGCGCGCATGGTGGCGGTGATGGTGCTGGCCTTCCTGGTGACCTGGTTGCCCTATGCAGCCATGGCCATCGCTGTCATCATCGACTCCAGTCTATATATTGACCCCCTCATCGCTACCATACCTGTCTACTTGGCCAAAAGCAGCACTGTCTACAACCCCATCATATATATACTGATGAACAGACAGGTAATCCTTCATCACGCACAtgtatattcacacacatacaagcaaagACAAGCAAATAAattcacacacatataaatataaatattaagtAATAGTCTGCATGCTTTAACACATATAAAAGCTTCCATGTAGATAATATTGTGTCACTGTATTCACCAAgtgtgctgtctctctctctgtgtgtgtctctagtTCCGGGACTATGCCGTTCCCACTGTCCTGTGTGGGCGGAACCCGTGGGCTTCAGAGCCTCGAGTCTCTGAGATGGAAACCACCATCTCTTCTCTCAACAAGAGCCAAAAAGTCTCACC encodes the following:
- the parapinopsina gene encoding parapinopsin a; protein product: MDHLSLHGNSSTSYSSVNTALLSRTGYTILAVIMGVFSVAGIILNVLVVVVTVRHRQLRQPLSYALVNLAICDLGCAVFGGLPTTVTNAMGHFSLGRLGCVLEGFAVSFFGIASLCSVAVIAVERYIVVCCPMGAVLFQTRHAVGGVVLSWVWSFVWNTPPLFGWGSFELEGVQTSCAPNWYSRDVGNMSYIIIYFLLCFAVPFSIIMVSYLRLLGTLRQVTKLQVSEAGSTNRMEVQVARMVAVMVLAFLVTWLPYAAMAIAVIIDSSLYIDPLIATIPVYLAKSSTVYNPIIYILMNRQFRDYAVPTVLCGRNPWASEPRVSEMETTISSLNKSQKVSPKELMKE